A genomic segment from Salmo trutta chromosome 38, fSalTru1.1, whole genome shotgun sequence encodes:
- the LOC115178757 gene encoding multivesicular body subunit 12A isoform X1 has protein sequence MSLMEHGGGAHNMPVTAVAWASNSSTCPKDFNLISITEDGVAANFTRSFAMKAGYYLCYSKDMSGGMVVSDVQVISDKETVPHGYCYIPEHLEPRASVSKKKRVCVRMVPVGGVETAVLDIKLTAKTRRMLQHYTCLGDMHGYVMWCKKGPFSSPLPQAKPRSLSLDLRQLSLDQNPPPLPLRPSNAPPLPPDRKLSHRRSNLQLNDAVDKVVDSSNIYGISAIDGVPFTLHPKFKTQTNGTTPTNTLQYHESNLSLSPPPLFPPRPQQTLYNTMSLTCLSLLPLSVLLDPNKHSTIP, from the exons atGTCTCTGATGGAGCACGGTGGTGGCGCCCACAACATGCCGGTGACGGCAGTGGCCTGGGCCTCCAACAGCAGCACCTGTCCCAAAGACTTCAACCTG aTTAGTATAACTGAGGATGGAGTTGCTGCTAACTTCACACGGAGCTTCGCCATGAAGGCTGGCTACTACCTCTGCTACAGCAAG GACATGTCAGGTGGTATGGTAGTATCAGATGTCCAGGTGATCTCAGACAAGGAGACTGTTCCTCATGGGTACTGTTACATACCTGAACACCTGGAGCCTA gggcCTCTGTGTCTAAGAAGAAGCGTGTGTGTGTCCGCATGGTGCCAGTGGGCGGTGTGGAGACTGCTGTACTGGACATTAAACTGACTGCTAAGACTAGGAGGATGCTGCAGCACTACACCTGTTtagg GGACATGCATGGCTATGTAATGTGGTGTAAGAAGGGGCCCTTCTccagccctctaccccaggcAAAGCCTCGCAGCCTCAGCCTTGACCTCCGTCAGCTCTCCCTGGACCAGAACCCCCCTCCACTACCCCTCAGACCCAG CAACGCTCCACCCTTGCCCCCTGACAGGAAGCTCAGCCATCGCCGCAGCAACCTCCAGTTGAACGATGCTGTGGACAAAGTGGTTGACAGCAGCAACATCTACGGCATCTCAG ccatAGATGGTGTTCCCTTCACTTTACACCCCAAGTTCAAGACCCAAACGAACGGCACG aCCCCAACAAACACTCTACAATACCATgagtctaacctgtctctctctcctccccctctctttcctcctagaCCCCAACAAACACTCTACAATACCATgagtctaacctgtctctctctcctccccctctctgtcctcctagaCCCCAACAAACACTCTACAATACCATga
- the LOC115178757 gene encoding multivesicular body subunit 12A isoform X2 produces MSLMEHGGGAHNMPVTAVAWASNSSTCPKDFNLISITEDGVAANFTRSFAMKAGYYLCYSKDMSGGMVVSDVQVISDKETVPHGYCYIPEHLEPRASVSKKKRVCVRMVPVGGVETAVLDIKLTAKTRRMLQHYTCLGDMHGYVMWCKKGPFSSPLPQAKPRSLSLDLRQLSLDQNPPPLPLRPSNAPPLPPDRKLSHRRSNLQLNDAVDKVVDSSNIYGISAIDGVPFTLHPKFKTQTNGTTPTNTLNNIRIKSVQDIENEYNYTFTVEENAAKRTRPPTTGSTS; encoded by the exons atGTCTCTGATGGAGCACGGTGGTGGCGCCCACAACATGCCGGTGACGGCAGTGGCCTGGGCCTCCAACAGCAGCACCTGTCCCAAAGACTTCAACCTG aTTAGTATAACTGAGGATGGAGTTGCTGCTAACTTCACACGGAGCTTCGCCATGAAGGCTGGCTACTACCTCTGCTACAGCAAG GACATGTCAGGTGGTATGGTAGTATCAGATGTCCAGGTGATCTCAGACAAGGAGACTGTTCCTCATGGGTACTGTTACATACCTGAACACCTGGAGCCTA gggcCTCTGTGTCTAAGAAGAAGCGTGTGTGTGTCCGCATGGTGCCAGTGGGCGGTGTGGAGACTGCTGTACTGGACATTAAACTGACTGCTAAGACTAGGAGGATGCTGCAGCACTACACCTGTTtagg GGACATGCATGGCTATGTAATGTGGTGTAAGAAGGGGCCCTTCTccagccctctaccccaggcAAAGCCTCGCAGCCTCAGCCTTGACCTCCGTCAGCTCTCCCTGGACCAGAACCCCCCTCCACTACCCCTCAGACCCAG CAACGCTCCACCCTTGCCCCCTGACAGGAAGCTCAGCCATCGCCGCAGCAACCTCCAGTTGAACGATGCTGTGGACAAAGTGGTTGACAGCAGCAACATCTACGGCATCTCAG ccatAGATGGTGTTCCCTTCACTTTACACCCCAAGTTCAAGACCCAAACGAACGGCACG ACCCCAACAAACACTCTGAACAACATTCGCATCAAGTCTGTCCAGGACATTGAAaatgag tacAACTATACTTTCACCGTGGAGGAAAACGCAGCCAAGAGAACCAGACCTCCCACCACAGGAAGCACCTCTTAA